One window from the genome of Gloeomargarita sp. SRBZ-1_bins_9 encodes:
- a CDS encoding NAD(P)H-quinone oxidoreductase subunit F produces MLTWFLDSVWLVPLYPFVGTVIAALWFPGIIRRTGPRPAGYFNTLMTLVSLGHSALALIAFLGREPLHVYVPWLQVAGLDLTLPLEISAASLTALVVIFGVNLLAQIYGFGYMEMDWGWARFYSLLAFFEAGMSALALCNSLLFSYMLLEILTLGTYLLVGFWFPQPLVVTGARDAFLTKRVGDLLLLMGVLALWPLAHTWDFDALADWAQRPETVAYAQAHPGLFLAVGLALLAGPMGKCAQFPFHLWLDEAMEGPIPATILRNAVVVQTGAWVLIKLAPVLALSPGALGATVGVGVATAVGTAAIAIAQIDVKRTLSYPVSAYMGLVFIAVGTGHLDTALLLLLVYGLTAGLPVMAVGNIVWNNITQDVTLLGGLWSRRPITGLSFLVGMAGLVALPPLGGFWVLMQLLSDLSFRSPVLVGAVLLVNGLLAFSFMRVFCLIFGNRPKQMSERSPELHWPFILPMTVLAGVVLHIPQILAAVDLLPAWHTDWGILLTLSTLSGLTLAGVIYLSPGIAKPVVLPWRQLQDLLAYDLYTPRLYRLTVVGLVDLVSRVTDLLDRYIVDGLVNLVGVVTIIGGETLKYSTSGKFQWYLVTILLGLGLVVGLVVMTLS; encoded by the coding sequence ATGCTGACGTGGTTTTTGGATTCGGTTTGGTTGGTACCTCTTTATCCGTTTGTGGGTACGGTCATCGCGGCGCTTTGGTTTCCGGGGATCATTCGCCGCACGGGACCACGACCGGCCGGCTATTTCAATACGTTGATGACCCTGGTGAGTTTGGGGCATAGCGCCCTGGCGCTGATTGCTTTTCTGGGTCGGGAGCCGCTACATGTCTATGTTCCCTGGTTGCAGGTGGCGGGTTTGGACCTGACGTTGCCCCTGGAGATTTCGGCGGCTTCCCTAACGGCGCTGGTGGTGATTTTTGGGGTGAATTTGCTGGCCCAGATTTACGGCTTTGGCTACATGGAGATGGATTGGGGCTGGGCCAGGTTCTATTCGCTGCTGGCGTTTTTTGAGGCAGGGATGAGTGCTCTGGCCCTGTGTAACTCCCTGCTTTTCTCCTATATGCTCCTGGAGATTTTGACGCTGGGGACCTATTTGTTGGTGGGCTTTTGGTTTCCCCAACCGCTGGTGGTCACGGGAGCTAGGGATGCGTTTTTGACCAAACGGGTGGGGGATTTGCTGCTGCTGATGGGGGTGCTGGCCTTGTGGCCGCTGGCCCATACCTGGGATTTTGATGCGTTGGCGGATTGGGCGCAACGACCGGAAACGGTGGCCTATGCCCAGGCGCATCCGGGGCTGTTTTTGGCGGTGGGGTTGGCGTTGCTGGCGGGACCCATGGGCAAATGCGCCCAGTTTCCTTTCCACCTGTGGTTGGATGAGGCCATGGAGGGACCGATCCCGGCCACCATCTTAAGAAATGCAGTGGTGGTGCAGACGGGGGCTTGGGTGTTGATCAAGTTGGCGCCGGTGTTGGCCTTGTCGCCGGGGGCGCTGGGGGCGACGGTCGGGGTCGGTGTGGCCACAGCGGTAGGGACGGCGGCAATTGCTATTGCCCAGATTGATGTCAAGCGTACCCTGTCCTACCCGGTGAGCGCTTACATGGGGCTGGTGTTTATCGCGGTGGGAACGGGACACCTGGATACGGCGCTGCTGTTGCTGTTGGTGTATGGCTTGACGGCGGGGCTGCCGGTGATGGCCGTGGGGAATATTGTCTGGAATAACATCACCCAGGATGTGACGTTGTTGGGGGGCTTGTGGTCGCGCCGGCCCATTACCGGGTTGAGTTTCCTGGTGGGGATGGCGGGGCTGGTGGCGCTGCCGCCTTTGGGGGGCTTTTGGGTGCTGATGCAGTTGCTCAGTGACCTGAGTTTCCGGTCGCCGGTGTTGGTGGGGGCGGTGCTGCTGGTCAACGGCCTGCTGGCGTTTAGCTTTATGCGGGTATTCTGCCTGATCTTTGGCAACCGGCCGAAGCAGATGAGTGAGCGGTCGCCGGAGTTGCACTGGCCGTTTATTTTGCCGATGACGGTCCTGGCGGGGGTGGTGCTGCATATTCCCCAGATACTGGCGGCGGTGGACCTGTTGCCGGCCTGGCACACGGATTGGGGGATTTTGCTGACGTTGAGCACGCTGTCGGGACTGACCCTGGCGGGGGTGATTTACCTGAGTCCGGGAATTGCCAAGCCGGTGGTGCTGCCCTGGCGACAGTTGCAGGATTTGCTGGCCTACGACCTGTACACGCCGCGCCTGTATCGGCTAACGGTGGTGGGCCTGGTGGACCTGGTGTCCCGGGTGACGGATCTGCTGGACCGCTACATCGTGGATGGGCTGGTGAATCTGGTGGGGGTGGTGACCATCATCGGCGGGGAGACCCTGAAGTACAGCACGTCGGGGAAGTTCCAGTGGTATCTGGTGACCATCCTGCTGGGTCTGGGGCTGGTGGTTGGTTTAGTGGTGATGACCTTGTCGTGA